Part of the Candidatus Eisenbacteria bacterium genome is shown below.
GACCTCGATTCTGAGCCCCGAGGGCCACGTCCTGGTCGCGCGAACCTACGTTCCCCCCGGCCAGCTCAAGCAAATGCTCGGCGAGATCCGCGATCTCTACCGCAAGAACAAGACCGATCTGGATCGGAAGATCGCCGAGATGGAGAAGAGCGTTCGGGCCACTTGGCGGAGCGAGCCGATCGATTCGGCGTCCCTCGTCCGGGCGGAGGATCTGGTCGACCGGACGATCGACGCGCTCAAGGATTCGGAGGACAAAGAGCACGGCGGGTTCGGCGGGGAGCCGCGTTTCCACAACCCCGACGCCGTCTCGCTTCTTCTGCGTGTGTCCGCGGCCCGCAAGGACTCGGTGCTCCGTGCGATGGCCGTGCACGCCGTCGACGGGCTTCTCCTGCTTCAGGACTCCGTCTGGGGCGGCTTCTACCGCTACGCGACCAAGTCGGACTGGTCCCATCCCCACTTCGAGAAGATGCTCGACGGCAACGCGCGGGCGATCGAATCGTGTCTCGAGATCCATCGCGCGACCGGGGACAGGAAATACCTCGACGCGGCTCGCAAGGCCGTGCGCTATGTGGACCGCTGGCTCTGGGATGAGCGCGGCGGTGGTTACTGGGGGAGCCAGGACGCGGACGTCGGGAGCCGCGAGCCCTCGAAGGCGTTCACGGCGGGCGAGGACTATTACAACCTGGGCGAAGCCTATCGCCGGAAGCTCGGGGCGCCCGCCGTGGATTCGACCTACTACACCGATGCCAACGCGCGGATGGCCTCGGCGATGCTCCAGGGTGTGCTCTCGGGGTCATGGGACGAAGCCATGGCGGTGCGGTCGCTCCGGGCGCTCGATCGGCTATGGGCCGAGCAGCGCGCGTCGGACGGGTCGCTCTACCACGCGATGGCGGGGGGGCGGGGAATCGCGCCGGGGCTCGCGGAGGATCAAGTGCTCGCGGCTCTGGCGTTCCTCGATGCGTACGAGGTGACGGGGGCGCCGCGCTATCTCGCCCGGGCGCGCACCCTCGCCGAGTGGACCGCCGCCCATCTGGAAGATCGCGTCGGGGGCGGGTTCCGCTACGCTTCGCTGGACACATCGGCCGTGGGGCGACTGCTCGCGGGCGACAAGGCGGGGGACGCGACCGTGGAAGCCGCCACGCTTTTCTTGCGGTTCTACTGGCTCGAGGAACGGGCGGAGGATCTCGCGACGGCCGAGCGTGCGTTCGCCTACCTGCGATCGGGCGGAGCGGTGGTCATCGATCCTGCCCGCGCCCGGCTCGCTCTGCGCATGACGGCGACCCCGGTCCGGATCGCGGTCGTGGGCGGCTCGAGCGCCGCCGCGGCGCTCCGGCGAGCCAGCTTTCGTGTCGTGGCCCCCGACCGGGTGCTGAGGTTCTATCCAAGGGGAGGCCGCGCGGCGCGCTGGGGGGACATTCAATTTCCGGCGAGTCCTGCCACCGCTCTCTACGTGTGCGGCGATCACGCGTGCGCGCCGCCGATCACCGAACCGGGCCGCGTCGTGTCTCAGGTCAGCGCGTTTCTCAGGGCCGGGGCTGAATCTCGCGCACCAGGTCCATCGGATCCTTGATCCGAAGCGGAGAGGTTGCCAGGAACGACTGGGCGTGGCGCACGCCGATCGGCCAGCCGTGGGTCTGGGACAGGGTTCCAATATATTCGGAAACCTCGGGGACGGCCGTGGTCGGCTTGGGCTTGTCGGGATTGTGGAACTGCGTCTTGTGGCACGCGAGCGCCGCCATCCACGTATCGAAATATCGGCTCACATCGACCGTGAACGTCGGGCGCATGCCCGGCGGGATGAAGTAATAGTAGACCGCCTTGGCCTGATGCGGATCCCCCTCCACCGGCGCCTTCGCAAGATGCGCGAGGTTGAACGCCTGCGCGACGAGAATCCCCGTCTTGAAATGGTCATTGTGTCCGAGGCCGCGCCCGATCGGCAGATCGTAGTAGGGAGCGAAGAGGATCTCGGGTCGGTATTTCCGTATCGTGGCGGCCACCTTGCAGCGATTCTCGAACGTGTCCTCGATCCGGTTGTCGCCCAGGTCCAGATTGGCCCGCACGTCGAGCTGGAGGATTTTCGCGGCCTCCGCGCACTCCCGATCCCGCTCTTCCGGAGTGCCCCATCCCATGTCTCCGCGGGTCATGTCCACGATTCCGGTCTTGTGGCCCAAATCCTTCATCTTGAGCAGGAGGCCCCCGGCGCCGATTTCGGCGTCGTCGGGATGGGGCCCGAAGACGAGCACGTTGAGCTTCATTCGCGGTCAGGCTCCTTGGTTTTGAAAAGCTGATCCAGCTTCGAGCGCGCCGTCGACGCGCGGTCCTTTCCGGCGCCCCCTTTGCCCGCTGGATTGAGGGAAAAATATTCGCAAAAGTTCCGCCGCTCACGGTCCGTGACCCATTCCGCCTGGGGCTCGCGGCACATGTTGTGCGCGTTCCGGTCGAAGTGCCGGCATTGCACGCAGGCGTGCAGGTCCCGTCGGCACGAAGGGCACTCCGTGTCCCGGACGATCCGCAGCTTGGGATCGAGCGATGTCCCGCAGAAAAAGCAGGCGCTCATCGGATCACCTCCATAGGTAGCTCTCCTCGCCATGATAGGGAGCCCCGGCGCCGCGCGGCCAGCGCTTTCTAATCCCTCCCTTGACTCGACCCTGGGGGCTGGTGGATCATCGGAGCGACTTGGTTCTCCCGTCCAATCGGAGGCTTTCGCGACCGATGAATACACGCGCTGGGGGTTGGGTCGCCGGAACGCTTGCCGTGTCCTTGTTCGCCGTGGGCTGCATGCAGGCGAAGAAGCCGGTGCCCGCGGGGATCGAATGGAACAAGGCTTTCGACGCGGCGCTGAGCGACGCGCAAGCCCATCACCGGCCGATCCTCCTCGACTTCTACACAGACTGGTGAATGTGGTGTAAGGCTCTGGAAGAGTCTACCTACGTCGACCCGACATTCATCCAGTTCTCCAAGCGGTTCACCTGCGCCAAGCTGAACGCCGAAGTCGATACCACGACGGCCGCGCGGTATCGCGTGCTGAGCTATCCCACCATCATGGTGCTCAACGAGAAGGGGGAGGAGCTGGACCGCGTCGTCGGCTACTACCGTGCGCCGCAGTTCGTGTCCCAGGTCGAAGACTATCTCGCCGGCCGGAATACGCTCGGCTCGATGATCGCGGAAGAGCCCGCCAAGCGGGACAGCGCGGAATTCGTCTACCGGCTGGCGGATCGATTCGCGGACCACGGCCTGTTCGACGAGTCGCGGAAACGGTTCCTCCGGTTCGTGACGCTCGACCCGAAAAACGTGTCGGGCCGCGTGGACGACGCGCTCTACCGGCTCGCCCGCATGGCGCGGAAGGAGCACGACTACGCCTCGGACCGGAAATACGCGCAGATGATCCTCGATCGTTACCCCGGCAGCGACATGATGAGGCCCGCCTTTCTGGAGTTGGGCCAGGGGTACCGGAAAGACGGTCACCTCACGAAAGCGCGCACGATCTTCCTGGACTACGCGAAGCGCTTCCCGGATGACGAGGACGCTCCGTGGGCCCGGGAGCAGGCGGACAGCCTCGCCCTGCAGATCGCCAACCGCCCCGGCGCCTGACGGCGCCCCCCGCGCCCTGGCCGCATGAAGATCGGGATCCTGGGGCTTCCCCAGGCCGGCAAGACCACCCTGTTCCAGGCGCTCACCCGCGGCCAGGCGCAAGCCTCCTCATCGCGGGGCGAAAAGGTTCACCTGGGCTCGGTGGCCGTCCCCGACCGCCGGCTCGACCATTTGGGCGAGATGTACAAGCCGAAGAAGTTCACCCCCGCCAAGGTCGATTACGTGGACGCTCCCGCGCTCGAGACGAGCGGCCGGGAGCGCGGGGCGCTTGCCGCGCTCGCACCGCTTCGGGACGTGGACGCCTACGCGCTCGTTGTGCGCGCGTTCGCGGATCCTACCGTGGCTCACGTGATGGAGACCGTGGATCCGGCGCGCGACGCCGCATGGCTCCTGGGGGAGCTTCTGCTCGAGGACCTGGCCGTCGTGGAGCGGCGGCTCGACCGGATCGACAAGGCGCTCAAGGTCGGCAAGAAGCCCGAGGATGCAAACGAGTACGAGGCGCTGAAGCTCGCGCGCGCGGCGCTCGAATCGGAGCGGCCCGTGGGCGCCGCCGGGCTGAGCGCGGCCCAGGAGCGAAGCATCCGCGGATTCCAGCTTTTCTCGATGAGACCCTGGATCTTCGTGGTGAATGCGGACGACGAGCAGATGAGAACGGGGGAAGCCTCGCTGGTCGAACCGCTCGCTAGCCGTTTTCCCGCGATCCGCGCGATCGCCCTCTCGGCCAAGACCGAGTCCGAGCTGGCCCTGCTCCCCGAGGAGGAAGCCGGGGAGTTCATGGGGGTTCTTGGAATCCATGAGCCCGGTCTCACGCGGATGATCCGGATCTGCTTCGACGCGCTCGGGCTCCTGTCCTTCTTCACGGTCGGACCCGACGAGGTCCGGGCGTGGACGATCCGAAACGGGTCCACGGCACCCCAGGCGGCGGGCGTGATCCACAGCGACCTCGAGCGCGGCTTCATCCGCGCCGAGGTGATCGCCTACGACGATCTCGCGAAGTCCCAAACCATGGCGAGAGCGCGGGAGCAGGGTCTCTTGCGCACCGAGGGGCGAGACTATAGAGTCCACGACGGCGACATCCTGAATATCCGCTTCAGCGTGTGAGAAGGAAACTCGGCCCTCCCGGCGAGCGTAGTGGGGTGAAGCCTCTGCCCATACGTTTCGCGAGGAGGGGAGCCATGAGCGTTTCCATGAGAATAGCCACGGGTCTGGGACTCGGTTTTCTCGTCGTCGCCGCAGGCGGCGGGGTTCAAGGCCGGGCGCAGGCGGCTGAAGTCCGCAGCGTCTCCGAGCGCCTCATTCCGTTCGAGGCGGGGGGATCGATCCGTATCCAGGACAAGAACGGCCGCCTCACCGTGGAGGGGTGGCCGCGCAACGAGGTCCGGATTGAGATCACGCGCAACGTCAGGGCGGAGGACAAGGCCAAGGCCGAGCGCCTCATGAAGGAGCTCAGGGCGGACGTGGAGGTCCGCAATGGGCGCATCGATATCGTGAGCCACTTCCCCAAGCGCCGTGAGACGATCGGAATCTGGGACATCCTGGGGCGCAAGGTCGCGTCTCTCCAGATCAGCTATTACGTCCAGGTGCCGGCCGAGACCGATCTGATGCTCGGGACCACCAACGGCGAGGTCCGGGTCCACGGGGTGAAGGGCCGCGTGGAAGCCACGACGACGAACGGCGACATCCGGGTCGGGGACGTCCGGGGCGGGGTCACGCTCGCGACCACGAACGGAGAGATCGAGCTCACGGGCATGACCGGAGAGGCCGCGGCGCGCACCACCAACGGCAGCGTCGTCGCAGAAGTTCGCGGCGTGTCCCCGACCGGCGGAATCGACCTCATGACCACCAACGGAAACGTCGAGGCGTATTTCCCGAACGATCTCAAGGCGGCGGTGGAGGCGGTGACCACGAACGGGCGCGTGGCGATCACGTTTCCGATCACGAGCCGCGGGGTGATGACTTCCAAATCGATTCGAGGCACCATTAACGGAGGGGGCGCTACCATCTCGCTCGCCACCACCAACGGGAACGTCGAAGTACGCCGGCTGGGGGAGCGCCGGCCCTAACGAATCCATGGGAGGAACGGAGTGAGCACCGAGGTTCCGCAATCGACCATCCGGATCTCCGGCCCCATGACGCGGGGCGATTTGCTCCTGCTCCTGTGCTGGTTCGCGGATACCAACTCGGTCCCGGAAGTCCGCGGCATCAAGGGCCTCTCGCGGCTGACACGCCTCTCGCTGATCCTGGGAGATGAGCTGGGCCTCCGGCGAACGATCCAGCCTTTCTTCGAATACCATCGTACCCCCTCGGGCGGGATCGCGAGCCCCGAGGTATGGGGCGAGCTTCTCGCGCTCCGCGCGTACCAGGTGCTACAGCCCCTCCCCGCGGACGAGCCGACGCCCCCGGAGGAGATCGAGGAGCGCCGCTACTTGCTCGAGCACCACATTCCGGCTCATGAGCGCTCGCGGTATCCGATGCCCGCCTATTTCGAACGGGACGTGCTGACGAACAAGGGAACCTTTTTCGCGGCGAAGCGCGAGGACCAGACGATCCAGCGCTGGATCAAAGTCTTCAAGACGACGGCCGAGCTCAATCAACTCCCCCTTTCGGATCTGACCGCCCGCGCGCTCCCGCTCCTGGGAGCCCATGTGGCCCGTTAGGCCCGGCGGTCGTCACTTCCGGCGCGCGGCAGGTTCATGTTCCGGTTCTTGATCCGCCTCCTTCTCGCAATCTTCACTTTTCGCGTTCTGATCGGTCTCGTGCGGTTCGCGGCGAGGATCGCGTCGCGGGACCCCGCCGCCCGTGTCGGCTCGCGGCGGGGGGATGGACCGGGAGAACCGCGCGAGCGCGCGCCGCGGCCCCTCGTCGACCGCGCTTCGGCGATCGACGTTCCATTCACCGAAGAGAGCAGGGAGTCCTGACATGGCCGTCGTCCGCTATCTGGTCGATGATGTCGATCGCGCCGTGGAGTTCTATACGAAGAAGCTCGGCTTCAGCCTGGTCGAGCGGCGGGGGAAGCCGTTCGCGATGGTCGGTTTCGGCGACACCACGCTCTGGCTGAGCGGACCGGAGAGCTCCGCCGCGCGGCCGATGCCGGATGGAAGGAAGCCCGTCCCCGGGGGATGGAATCGCCTCGTGGTGGAGGTCTCGGACCTCGAGTCTCGGGTCGGGGTCATGAAGCGGGACGGCGTTACGTTTCGAAACGAGATCGTCTCGGGCCCGGGCGGGAAACAGATCCTGATCGAGGACGGGTGCGGGAACGTCGTGGAGCTTTTCCAGCCTGCGTGACCGTCCGGAGCCGGAGCGGGAGAGCCGAGTGGGCAAGAGCAGCCACATCCTGGAAGTTCACACCCGCGCGCGCACAGAGTTCGTTCCGCTGAGCGATCGCATCAGGGATGAGGCGTCCGATCTTCTCACAGGCTCGGGTGTCCTCCATCTCTACGTACCTCATACGACCGCCGGCATTTGCGTGAATGAAGGGGCGGACCCGGACGTCGTGGCCGACCTGGGGCGCGTCCTCGAACGGCTCGT
Proteins encoded:
- a CDS encoding VOC family protein — encoded protein: MAVVRYLVDDVDRAVEFYTKKLGFSLVERRGKPFAMVGFGDTTLWLSGPESSAARPMPDGRKPVPGGWNRLVVEVSDLESRVGVMKRDGVTFRNEIVSGPGGKQILIEDGCGNVVELFQPA
- a CDS encoding DUF4097 domain-containing protein, with the translated sequence MSVSMRIATGLGLGFLVVAAGGGVQGRAQAAEVRSVSERLIPFEAGGSIRIQDKNGRLTVEGWPRNEVRIEITRNVRAEDKAKAERLMKELRADVEVRNGRIDIVSHFPKRRETIGIWDILGRKVASLQISYYVQVPAETDLMLGTTNGEVRVHGVKGRVEATTTNGDIRVGDVRGGVTLATTNGEIELTGMTGEAAARTTNGSVVAEVRGVSPTGGIDLMTTNGNVEAYFPNDLKAAVEAVTTNGRVAITFPITSRGVMTSKSIRGTINGGGATISLATTNGNVEVRRLGERRP
- the bshB1 gene encoding bacillithiol biosynthesis deacetylase BshB1; the encoded protein is MKLNVLVFGPHPDDAEIGAGGLLLKMKDLGHKTGIVDMTRGDMGWGTPEERDRECAEAAKILQLDVRANLDLGDNRIEDTFENRCKVAATIRKYRPEILFAPYYDLPIGRGLGHNDHFKTGILVAQAFNLAHLAKAPVEGDPHQAKAVYYYFIPPGMRPTFTVDVSRYFDTWMAALACHKTQFHNPDKPKPTTAVPEVSEYIGTLSQTHGWPIGVRHAQSFLATSPLRIKDPMDLVREIQPRP
- the ychF gene encoding redox-regulated ATPase YchF → MKIGILGLPQAGKTTLFQALTRGQAQASSSRGEKVHLGSVAVPDRRLDHLGEMYKPKKFTPAKVDYVDAPALETSGRERGALAALAPLRDVDAYALVVRAFADPTVAHVMETVDPARDAAWLLGELLLEDLAVVERRLDRIDKALKVGKKPEDANEYEALKLARAALESERPVGAAGLSAAQERSIRGFQLFSMRPWIFVVNADDEQMRTGEASLVEPLASRFPAIRAIALSAKTESELALLPEEEAGEFMGVLGIHEPGLTRMIRICFDALGLLSFFTVGPDEVRAWTIRNGSTAPQAAGVIHSDLERGFIRAEVIAYDDLAKSQTMARAREQGLLRTEGRDYRVHDGDILNIRFSV
- a CDS encoding tetratricopeptide repeat protein → MWCKALEESTYVDPTFIQFSKRFTCAKLNAEVDTTTAARYRVLSYPTIMVLNEKGEELDRVVGYYRAPQFVSQVEDYLAGRNTLGSMIAEEPAKRDSAEFVYRLADRFADHGLFDESRKRFLRFVTLDPKNVSGRVDDALYRLARMARKEHDYASDRKYAQMILDRYPGSDMMRPAFLELGQGYRKDGHLTKARTIFLDYAKRFPDDEDAPWAREQADSLALQIANRPGA
- a CDS encoding YjbQ family protein yields the protein MGKSSHILEVHTRARTEFVPLSDRIRDEASDLLTGSGVLHLYVPHTTAGICVNEGADPDVVADLGRVLERLVPWTDGYRHAEGNAAAHLKAAFVGTSALVPVRNSKLTLGRWQEIFFCEFDGPRHRTVELQFLSA
- a CDS encoding thioredoxin domain-containing protein; the protein is MHALRAAAGDLPRLRSRRMRALRRTRREGPPAHAGRPRALPERPAEEEQVGMMRFTAAILVALLLGAAPASAQAPGDREGLRSGPRVKRDHEIRWREWGPAAFQEARREKRLVLLDLTAVWCHWCHVMDETSYSDPEVIQTLNAEFIPIRVDADRRPDVRDRYIAGGWPTTSILSPEGHVLVARTYVPPGQLKQMLGEIRDLYRKNKTDLDRKIAEMEKSVRATWRSEPIDSASLVRAEDLVDRTIDALKDSEDKEHGGFGGEPRFHNPDAVSLLLRVSAARKDSVLRAMAVHAVDGLLLLQDSVWGGFYRYATKSDWSHPHFEKMLDGNARAIESCLEIHRATGDRKYLDAARKAVRYVDRWLWDERGGGYWGSQDADVGSREPSKAFTAGEDYYNLGEAYRRKLGAPAVDSTYYTDANARMASAMLQGVLSGSWDEAMAVRSLRALDRLWAEQRASDGSLYHAMAGGRGIAPGLAEDQVLAALAFLDAYEVTGAPRYLARARTLAEWTAAHLEDRVGGGFRYASLDTSAVGRLLAGDKAGDATVEAATLFLRFYWLEERAEDLATAERAFAYLRSGGAVVIDPARARLALRMTATPVRIAVVGGSSAAAALRRASFRVVAPDRVLRFYPRGGRAARWGDIQFPASPATALYVCGDHACAPPITEPGRVVSQVSAFLRAGAESRAPGPSDP